A genomic stretch from Oryzias latipes chromosome 24, ASM223467v1 includes:
- the ndufaf4 gene encoding NADH dehydrogenase [ubiquinone] 1 alpha subcomplex assembly factor 4 translates to MGGRIARLFRNFNLENRVFRELSKEKPTAAPRHAVPEPPLPGSDVSESVRQKNEPLHELLRSVYVESTDPAATAEALKEAPEALQSERRPTRVHIPGYAYGLTNVPKGKLTIAEAVKALGSHQHQPQTWTPEKIAQEYFLDFKDTKAALEFFVPFKVEIIPPKTRTANQIKAS, encoded by the exons ATGGGAGGTCGGATCGCCCGGTTGTTCCGAAACTTTAACCTGGAAAACCGAGTCTTTAGAGAACTTTCTAAGGAGAAGCCCACGGCGGCGCCCCGACACGCGGTTCCAGAGCCGCCTCTTCCCGGTTCGGACG TCTCTGAGTCGGTTCGACAGAAGAACGAGCCGCTCCACGAACTCCTCCGGTCCGTGTACGTGGAGTCCACAGACCCGGCTGCCACAGCAGAG GCGTTGAAGGAAGCTCCTGAGGCTCTGCAATCCGAGAGGAGGCCCACGCGAGTCCACATCCCAGGATACGCGTACGGCCTCACCAACGTCCCCAAAGGCAAGCTGACCATCGCAGAAGCCGTCAAGGCCCTCGGCAGTCACCAGCACCAGCCTCAGACGTGGACGCCTGAAAAGATAGCGCAGGAGTATTTTCTGGACTTTAAGGACACTAAAGCTGCTCTGGAGTTTTTTGTCCCCTTCAAGGTCGAGATCATACCGCCCAAAACCCGAACTGCCAATCAGATCAAGGCGTCTTAG
- the gpr63 gene encoding probable G-protein coupled receptor 63 yields MVHSLARSRSEALGSNNSYCLLVTGILSLSKKLLMEDISAANVSVGSRSPPVAITPTAQAQDIRQSVSLPLQIFFSFAMITILLVALSGNVVVCLMVYQRSAMRSAINILLASLAFADMMLAILNMPFALVTVVTTNWIFGTLFCRVSAMLFWLFVMEGVAVLLIISIDRFLIIVQKQDKLSPQRAKCLIVVTWGLSFIISFPLSVGFPPLDTPPRAPQCVFGYSTEPGYHAYVLILMLAFFFIPFLVMLYTFMGILNTIRHNAIRIHSHPDGMCLSQASKLGLLSLQRPFQMNIDMSFKTRAFTTILILFSVFTVCWAPFTAYSLVTIFSDDFYHKNSFFQISTWLLWLCYLKSALNPLIYYWRIKKFRDACLDLMPKYFKFLPQLPGNTKRRIQPSAVYVCGEHRSVV; encoded by the coding sequence ATGGTTCACTCTCTGGCTCGTTCCCGTTCTGAAGCGCTGGGCAGCAACAACAGCTACTGCTTGCTTGTCACCGGGATTTTGAGCCTTTCCAAGAAgctgctgatggaggacatctcaGCGGCCAATGTTTCTGTGGGCTCCCGGTCTCCACCAGTGGCGATCACCCCAACAGCTCAGGCCCAAGATATCCGCCAGAGCGTCAGCCTCCCCCTGCAGATCTTCTTCAGTTTTGCGATGATCACCATCTTGCTCGTGGCCCTTTCCGGGAATGTGGTGGTGTGCCTGATGGTGTACCAGCGCTCAGCCATGCGCTCAGCCATCAACATTCTGCTGGCCAGCCTGGCGTTTGCCGACATGATGCTGGCTATCCTGAACATGCCGTTTGCTCTGGTCACGGTGGTGACCACGAACTGGATTTTTGGAACCCTGTTCTGTCGCGTTTCAGCCatgttgttttggttgtttgtgATGGAGGGAGTGGCTGTTCTGCTTATAATAAGCATCGATCGTTTCCTCATCATTGTCCAGAAACAAGACAAACTCAGCCCACAACGAGCAAAGTGTCTCATAGTGGTCACCTGGGGACTCTCTTTCATCATCTCCTTCCCTCTATCGGTTGGTTTCCCCCCTCTGGATACCCCTCCCAGGGCTCCCCAGTGTGTTTTTGGATACAGCACTGAGCCTGGTTACCACGCCTATGTACTGATCCTCATGTTGGCGTTCTTCTTCATTCCGTTCTTGGTCATGCTGTACACGTTCATGGGGATCCTGAACACCATCCGGCACAACGCCATCCGCATCCACAGCCACCCGGATGGCATGTGTCTGAGCCAGGCCAGCAAACTGGGCCTGCTGAGCCTGCAGAGGCCTTTCCAGATGAACATCGACATGAGCTTCAAGACCCGTGCCTTCACCaccatcctcatcctcttcTCTGTCTTTACAGTGTGCTGGGCCCCCTTCACCGCGTACAGCCTGGTGACCATCTTCAGCGATGACTTCtaccacaaaaacagtttttttcaaatcagCACGTGGCTCCTGTGGTTATGCTACCTCAAGTCAGCCCTCAACCCACTCATTTACTACTGGCGGATCAAAAAGTTCCGCGATGCCTGCCTTGACCTGATGCCCAAATACTTCAAGTTTCTTCCTCAGCTACCAGGGAACACAAAGAGGCGCATACAGCCCAGCGCTGTGTATGTATGTGGAGAGCATCGGTCTGTGGTTTGA
- the dse gene encoding dermatan-sulfate epimerase isoform X2 yields MYEKSYVRGWGFQYLHNHQPTNCVALLTGSLVYMSQGYLQEAYLWTKQVLSIMEKFMVLLQDVTDGSLYEGVAYGTYTTRSLFQYMFLVQRHFAIGHFSHPWLLQHFAFLYRTILPGFQRTVAIADSNYNWFYGPESQLVFLDRYVLRNGSGNWLAELIHQNRVVEGPGQAGKGQRWCTLHTEFIWYDPGLIPKPPSDYGTPQLHYFEDWGVVTYGSALPADSNHSFLSFKSGKLGGRAIFNIVHNNKYKEWIKGWRNFNAGHEHPDQNSFTFAPNGVPFITEALYGPKYSLLNNVLLFSSGLSGSCFTPWAGQVTEACDSKWLKYKAGLAADAQGTVEAAMERKGMIFIRGEGHSAYSPDLKIRNFQRNLLLLHPQLLLLVDHIHLEPESPARAMSAFFHNTDLPFHGMKVDDIYGAFVSHGGLKYKMFWMDDTSSSSKGVVGYWNYPRGYPYIGSNYVNVTMPLRYPHTRIAYIFFGPDMDVQSFSLRGDNQRVDVYLTTKDHTYTIYLLTGEVITKPLFAMVLMDQKKIVFERAAAVPDSSPQEVEEYVNVVEDNLQHVKPVFQQMERHILGRVLNSASFRKTAERLLHFSDKKKTEEVIEKMFAMSKKQSKSKWDKKMSFGEKLSENMPDIFAQVEVNEKKQRQRTSKRTYEYSPEEGDADSRAFMDYVEGRKNRKGGFVKGRRFKEVHMVATTGSEGLSSTASYIRLFLLLNTTTFFLLLAVLLTRFQRGRSLHTQRCFYTILLIDCFILLYLYSSCSHTQC; encoded by the exons ATGTATGAGAAGTCCTACGTTCGAGGGTGGGGGTTTCAATACCTGCACAACCATCAGCCCACCAACTGCGTGGCTCTGTTAACAGGAAGTCTGGTTTACATGTCTCAAG GTTACCTTCAGGAGGCATACTTGTGGACCAAACAAGTTTTGTCCATCATGGAGAAGTTCATGGTTCTGCTGCAGGATGTGACGGATGGCTCGCTCTATGAGGGCGTGGCCTATGGGACCTACACCACCCGCTCTCTTTTCCAGTACATGTTTCTGGTACAGCGCCACTTTGCCATCGGCCACTTTAGTCACCCCTGGCTGCTTCAACACTTTGCTTTCCTCTACAGGACCATCCTCCCCG GCTTTCAGAGGACTGTGGCCATTGCCGATTCCAACTACAACTGGTTTTACGGTCCAGAGAGCCAGCTGGTCTTCTTGGACCGCTATGTGTTGCGTAATGGAAGTGGAAACTGGCTGGCAGAGCTGATTCATCAGAACAGAGTGGTGGAAGGGCCGGGCCAGGCGGGAAAAGGCCAGCGATGGTGCACACTTCACACAGAGTTCATCTG GTATGATCCAGGCCTGATCCCTAAACCTCCTTCAGACTATGGAACTCCTCAGCTTCATTACTTTGAGGACTGGGGCGTTGTTACCTACGGCAGTGCTTTGCCTGCAGACTCCAACCACTCCTTTCTGTCCTTCAAATCTGGAAAACTAGGAGGACGTGCCATATTTAATATTGTTCATAATAACAAGTACAAGGAGTGGATCAAAGGTTGGAGGAACTTTAATGCTGGCCATGAGCACCCTGACCAGAACAGTTTCACTTTTGCACCCAACGGTGTCCCATTCATCACGGAGGCGCTGTACGGCCCCAAGTACTCTCTGCTTAACAATGTTCTGTTGTTCAGCTCGGGCCTCTCAGGGAGCTGCTTCACCCCTTGGGCTGGCCAGGTCACAGAGGCCTGTGATTCCAAGTGGTTAAAGTACAAGGCGGGTCTCGCAGCAGATGCCCAGGGCACAGTGGAAGCTGCTATGGAAAGAAAAGGAATGATCTTCATCCGAGGCGAGGGACATTCAGCTTACAGCCCGGATCTGAAGATCCGGAACTTCCAAAGGAATTTGCTCCTGCTTCATCCACAGCTCCTGCTGTTGGTTGACCACATCCACCTGGAGCCAGAGAGCCCAGCCAGAGCAATGAGTGCCTTCTTCCACAACACAGACCTGCCTTTCCATGGTATGAAGGTAGATGACATTTATGGAGCATTTGTGTCGCACGGAGGGCTTAAATATAAGATGTTTTGGATGGATGACACAAGTAGCAGCAGCAAAGGGGTGGTAGGCTATTGGAATTATCCTCGAGGGTACCCATATATTGGCTCCAACTATGTGAACGTCACAATGCCATTAAGGTACCCTCACACAAGGATCGCCTACATTTTCTTCGGACCTGACATGGACGTACAGAGTTTCAGCTTACGTGGGGACAACCAGAGGGTGGATGTTTACCTCACCACTAAGGACCACACCTACACTATCTACCTGCTGACCGGAGAGGTCATCACTAAGCCTTTATTTGCCATGGTTCTGATGGACCAAAAGAAGATTGTATTTGAAAGGGCAGCAGCTGTACCAGACAGTTCACCCCAGGAAGTAGAAGAATACGTCAACGTGGTGGAGGACAACCTCCAGCATGTCAAACCTGTCTTCCAGCAAATGGAGAGGCACATCCTTGGGCGGGTCCTCAACAGCGCCAGCTTTCGTAAAACTGCAGAGCGCCTCTTGCACTTTTCTGACAAGAAGAAGACGGAAGAGGTCATCGAGAAGATGTTTGCCATgtccaaaaagcaaagcaaaagtaAATGGGATAAAAAGATGAGCTTTGGGGAGAAGCTGTCTGAGAACATGCCTGATATTTTTGCTCAGGTTGaggtgaatgaaaaaaaacagaggcaGAGGACTTCAAAGCGTACGTATGAATACAGCCCAGAGGAAGGAGACGCAGACTCACGGGCTTTCATGGATTATGTAGAAGGCCGCAAGAACAGAAAGGGGGGCTTTGTCAAAGGTCGCAGATTCAAGGAGGTTCATATGGTGGCCACAACTGGGAGTGAGGGTCTGTCCAGCACAGCCTCCTACATTAGACTCTTCCTCCTGTTGAACACCACCACCTTCTTCCTTCTGCTGGCAGTGCTGCTCACCCGGTTCCAGAGGGGCCGCAGCCTGCACACACAAAGGTGCTTCTACACCATCCTTCTGATTGACTGCTTCATCCTGCTGTACCTCTACTCCTCCTGCTCCCACACACAGTGCTAA
- the dse gene encoding dermatan-sulfate epimerase isoform X1, whose translation MRAHTRGAPTAFFILWALLVPASPAEVDPSGGIPFMGGNYDGHPMLYFSRGDVEELQYAAAGSHRDMARRIREAGEAMLEHPEEYLPPWSPVEFSARWNEVYGNNLGVLSMFCLLYPHRAGALHLAKDYMERMAAQPSWLVKDAPWDEVPLAHSLVGFATAYDFLHEYLNKDQQERFLQVIGNASRLMYEKSYVRGWGFQYLHNHQPTNCVALLTGSLVYMSQGYLQEAYLWTKQVLSIMEKFMVLLQDVTDGSLYEGVAYGTYTTRSLFQYMFLVQRHFAIGHFSHPWLLQHFAFLYRTILPGFQRTVAIADSNYNWFYGPESQLVFLDRYVLRNGSGNWLAELIHQNRVVEGPGQAGKGQRWCTLHTEFIWYDPGLIPKPPSDYGTPQLHYFEDWGVVTYGSALPADSNHSFLSFKSGKLGGRAIFNIVHNNKYKEWIKGWRNFNAGHEHPDQNSFTFAPNGVPFITEALYGPKYSLLNNVLLFSSGLSGSCFTPWAGQVTEACDSKWLKYKAGLAADAQGTVEAAMERKGMIFIRGEGHSAYSPDLKIRNFQRNLLLLHPQLLLLVDHIHLEPESPARAMSAFFHNTDLPFHGMKVDDIYGAFVSHGGLKYKMFWMDDTSSSSKGVVGYWNYPRGYPYIGSNYVNVTMPLRYPHTRIAYIFFGPDMDVQSFSLRGDNQRVDVYLTTKDHTYTIYLLTGEVITKPLFAMVLMDQKKIVFERAAAVPDSSPQEVEEYVNVVEDNLQHVKPVFQQMERHILGRVLNSASFRKTAERLLHFSDKKKTEEVIEKMFAMSKKQSKSKWDKKMSFGEKLSENMPDIFAQVEVNEKKQRQRTSKRTYEYSPEEGDADSRAFMDYVEGRKNRKGGFVKGRRFKEVHMVATTGSEGLSSTASYIRLFLLLNTTTFFLLLAVLLTRFQRGRSLHTQRCFYTILLIDCFILLYLYSSCSHTQC comes from the exons ATGAGAGCCCACACCCGTGGGGCGCCCACAGCCTTCTTTATACTGTGGGCACTGCTGGTTCCGGCTTCCCCAGCTGAAGTAGACCCCAGCGGGGGAATTCCCTTCATGGGAGGCAACTACGATGGTCATCCCATGCTGTATTTCAGTAGAGGCGACGTGGAGGAGCTGCAGTACGCCGCAGCAGGAAGTCACCGTGACATGGCCCGAAGGATCCGTGAAGCTGGGGAAGCCATGCTGGAGCACCCAGAGGAGTACCTGCCCCCCTGGAGCCCCGTCGAGTTCAGCGCCCGCTGGAATGAGGTGTACGGGAACAACCTGGGCGTGTTATCCATGTTCTGCCTGCTGTATCCGCATCGGGCCGGGGCCCTCCACCTGGCCAAGGACTACATGGAGAGGATGGCGGCGCAGCCTAGTTG GTTGGTCAAGGACGCCCCGTGGGACGAGGTTCCCCTGGCGCACTCTTTGGTGGGCTTCGCCACAGCATACGACTTCCTGCACGAGTACCTAAACAAGGACCAACAGGAGCGTTTCCTGCAGGTCATCGGCAATGCTTCACGCCTCATGTATGAGAAGTCCTACGTTCGAGGGTGGGGGTTTCAATACCTGCACAACCATCAGCCCACCAACTGCGTGGCTCTGTTAACAGGAAGTCTGGTTTACATGTCTCAAG GTTACCTTCAGGAGGCATACTTGTGGACCAAACAAGTTTTGTCCATCATGGAGAAGTTCATGGTTCTGCTGCAGGATGTGACGGATGGCTCGCTCTATGAGGGCGTGGCCTATGGGACCTACACCACCCGCTCTCTTTTCCAGTACATGTTTCTGGTACAGCGCCACTTTGCCATCGGCCACTTTAGTCACCCCTGGCTGCTTCAACACTTTGCTTTCCTCTACAGGACCATCCTCCCCG GCTTTCAGAGGACTGTGGCCATTGCCGATTCCAACTACAACTGGTTTTACGGTCCAGAGAGCCAGCTGGTCTTCTTGGACCGCTATGTGTTGCGTAATGGAAGTGGAAACTGGCTGGCAGAGCTGATTCATCAGAACAGAGTGGTGGAAGGGCCGGGCCAGGCGGGAAAAGGCCAGCGATGGTGCACACTTCACACAGAGTTCATCTG GTATGATCCAGGCCTGATCCCTAAACCTCCTTCAGACTATGGAACTCCTCAGCTTCATTACTTTGAGGACTGGGGCGTTGTTACCTACGGCAGTGCTTTGCCTGCAGACTCCAACCACTCCTTTCTGTCCTTCAAATCTGGAAAACTAGGAGGACGTGCCATATTTAATATTGTTCATAATAACAAGTACAAGGAGTGGATCAAAGGTTGGAGGAACTTTAATGCTGGCCATGAGCACCCTGACCAGAACAGTTTCACTTTTGCACCCAACGGTGTCCCATTCATCACGGAGGCGCTGTACGGCCCCAAGTACTCTCTGCTTAACAATGTTCTGTTGTTCAGCTCGGGCCTCTCAGGGAGCTGCTTCACCCCTTGGGCTGGCCAGGTCACAGAGGCCTGTGATTCCAAGTGGTTAAAGTACAAGGCGGGTCTCGCAGCAGATGCCCAGGGCACAGTGGAAGCTGCTATGGAAAGAAAAGGAATGATCTTCATCCGAGGCGAGGGACATTCAGCTTACAGCCCGGATCTGAAGATCCGGAACTTCCAAAGGAATTTGCTCCTGCTTCATCCACAGCTCCTGCTGTTGGTTGACCACATCCACCTGGAGCCAGAGAGCCCAGCCAGAGCAATGAGTGCCTTCTTCCACAACACAGACCTGCCTTTCCATGGTATGAAGGTAGATGACATTTATGGAGCATTTGTGTCGCACGGAGGGCTTAAATATAAGATGTTTTGGATGGATGACACAAGTAGCAGCAGCAAAGGGGTGGTAGGCTATTGGAATTATCCTCGAGGGTACCCATATATTGGCTCCAACTATGTGAACGTCACAATGCCATTAAGGTACCCTCACACAAGGATCGCCTACATTTTCTTCGGACCTGACATGGACGTACAGAGTTTCAGCTTACGTGGGGACAACCAGAGGGTGGATGTTTACCTCACCACTAAGGACCACACCTACACTATCTACCTGCTGACCGGAGAGGTCATCACTAAGCCTTTATTTGCCATGGTTCTGATGGACCAAAAGAAGATTGTATTTGAAAGGGCAGCAGCTGTACCAGACAGTTCACCCCAGGAAGTAGAAGAATACGTCAACGTGGTGGAGGACAACCTCCAGCATGTCAAACCTGTCTTCCAGCAAATGGAGAGGCACATCCTTGGGCGGGTCCTCAACAGCGCCAGCTTTCGTAAAACTGCAGAGCGCCTCTTGCACTTTTCTGACAAGAAGAAGACGGAAGAGGTCATCGAGAAGATGTTTGCCATgtccaaaaagcaaagcaaaagtaAATGGGATAAAAAGATGAGCTTTGGGGAGAAGCTGTCTGAGAACATGCCTGATATTTTTGCTCAGGTTGaggtgaatgaaaaaaaacagaggcaGAGGACTTCAAAGCGTACGTATGAATACAGCCCAGAGGAAGGAGACGCAGACTCACGGGCTTTCATGGATTATGTAGAAGGCCGCAAGAACAGAAAGGGGGGCTTTGTCAAAGGTCGCAGATTCAAGGAGGTTCATATGGTGGCCACAACTGGGAGTGAGGGTCTGTCCAGCACAGCCTCCTACATTAGACTCTTCCTCCTGTTGAACACCACCACCTTCTTCCTTCTGCTGGCAGTGCTGCTCACCCGGTTCCAGAGGGGCCGCAGCCTGCACACACAAAGGTGCTTCTACACCATCCTTCTGATTGACTGCTTCATCCTGCTGTACCTCTACTCCTCCTGCTCCCACACACAGTGCTAA